GGTGCAGGTTACGATTTAGAGAACTCCTACGTTATCGGCGACAGAGTTACCGATATAAAAATGGCTGAAAATTTGGGTTGTAAAGCCATTTACCTCAAGGATCAGATCAATGAAGCTGCGGCTTTAACCACGCTGAATTGGAGTGAGATTTACACTTTTTTACGGCTCCCGGCCCGTAAAGCTTCCATCATCCGTAATACCAACGAAACTAAAATTAAAGTAGATTTAAATCTGGATGGTTCCGGCGCCATGCAAATTCATACGGGTTTAGGTTTCTTCGACCACATGCTGGAACAGTTAGGTAAACATTCCGGAGTAGATTTATTTATTAACGTAAACGGCGACTTACACATCGACGAACACCATACCATTGAAGATACCGCCATTGCCATTGGGGAGGCTTTTGCCCAGGCTTTAGGTGATAAACGGGGCATTAGCCGCTACGGTTATTTATTACCCATGGACGATGTATTAGCGCAAGTAGCTTTAGATTTTTCGGGTCGGCCCTGGATAGTTTGGGAAGCAGAATTTAAAAGGGAAAAAGTAGGGGATATGCCTACTGAAATGTTTTACCATTTTTTTAAATCTTTCTCCGATGCGGCTAAATGTAACTTAAATGTAAAGGCCGAAGGCACCAACGAACACCACAAAATAGAAGCAATTTTTAAAGCGGTAGCTAAATCCATTAAAATGGCTGTGGCCCGCGACGTAAATAAAATGGAGATTCCGAGTACCAAAGGAATTTTGTAATGAGTGTTGTCATCATTGATTATAAAGGCGGGAATGTGCAATCAGTTAAATTTGCGCTCGAAAGATTAGGCGTAGAAGCTACTTTAACTGCTGATGCCGAAACCATCCGGGCCGCCGATAAAATTATTTTCCCGGGCGAAGGAGAAGCCAGCTCGGCCATGCAAGAATTACGAGCCCGCGGCTTAGATAAAGTAATTCCGGAACTGACGCAGCCGTTCTTAGGCATCTGTTTAGGCATTCAATTGTTGTGTCGGCATTCCGAGGAAAACGATACCGAAATGCTTGATATTATTCCGGTTAACGTAAAAAAGTTCCAGCATCACTTAAAGGTGCCGCACATGGGTTGGAACAATTTATACAACTTGCAGGGCGCCTTGTTCGAAGGGGTAAAAGAACAAGATTACGTGTATTTCGTGCACAGTTATTACTTGCCCGTTTGTGAGTACACCATTGCCACCGCCGCCTACCCGGAACCGTTTAGCGCAGCAGTGCAGTACAAAAACTTTTACGCCATGCAGTTCCACACCGAAAAAAGCGGCCCCACCGGCACCCGTATTATTCAGAACTTTCTTTCTTTATGATTCAGATTATTCCTGCCATTGATATAATAAACGGACAATGCGTGCGCCTGACCGAAGGTGATTTTAACCAGCAAAAAACGTATGCAAACAATCCGGTAGAAGTAGCCAAGCAATTTGAAGCAGCCGGTTTAACGCGTTTGCACCTCGTAGATTTAGATGGCGCCCGGGCCAAACAACCAAAAAATTTAGCTGTACTGGAGGCTATTGCCAATCAAACAAATTTAAAAATAGATTTTGGCGGCGGCATTCAATCCGACTCTGCGATACAGGAAGTATTTAATGCTGGGGCCAGCCAAATTACGGCCGGTAGCATTGCCGTACGCGAAGCGGCCAAGGTGCAAGATTGGCTTACTACTTACGGAGCAGAAAAAATAATTATTGGCGCTGATTTCCGGGATAATTTTATTTCTATTAACGCCTGGGCTGAACAATCTACCGTATCGCTGCAGGATTTTATTGGCCAGTATATTGCTTCGGGCGCAACTACTTTTATTTGCACCGATGTGAGTAAAGACGGTAAACTGCAAGGCCCGGCTACGGCCATTTATTCCGAGCTAGTAAAAACTAATCCGGGAACTGCTTTTATCGCTAGCGGGGGAGTTACCACCATTAAAGATTTAGATGAACTGGAAGCCGCCGGCGTTTCCGGGGCCATTATTGGCAAAGCCATTTACGAAGGAACCATTGCCTTAGCTGATTTAAACCGCTTTGTATGTTAACGAAACGCATTATTCCCTGCTTGGACATTAAAAACGGCCGCACCGTAAAAGGCATCCGTTTTGAAAACATCCGGGATGCCGGCGATCCGGTGGCCTTAGCCGCAGAATACGCCCGCCAAGGAGCCGACGAATTGGTTTTCCTGGACATTACCGCTACCAACGAAGAGCGTAAAACTTTTGCGCAGTTGGTGCGGGATATTGCCCGCCACATTGATATTCCTTTTACCGTAGGCGGTGGCATTGCCGCGATTAGCGACGTAGAAGTTTTACTGCACGAAGGTGCCGACAAAGTATCTATTAACTCCGCGGCCATTAAAGAACCGCAGTTGGTCTATGATTTAGCTAAACGTTTCGGGAGCCAGTGCATCACGGTGGCTATTGATACTAAATTTACGGCGGCTGGCTGGAAGGTTTTTAGCCGGGCAGGTACCGTGGAAACCGAACATTATACCCTGGATTGGGCCAAACAAATTACCGACTTAGGCGCTGGCGAAATTTTGTTAACGTCCATGAGTCACGATGGTACCAAAGACGGCTTTGCCCTGGATATTACTGGTGATGTATCGCGGGGCGTTTCTATTCCGGTAATTGCCTCCGGGGGTGCCGGTAAAATGGATCATTTTGCCGATGTTTTTAACCAGGCTAACGCCGATGCCGCCCTAGCGGCCAGTATTTTTCATTTCGGGGAAGTGCCCATTCCCGATCTTAAAGCTTATTTAGCCAACCAGCAATTACCCATTCGCTTATGTTATTAGATTTTGCCAAGTCCGGCGGATTAATCCCGGCTGTAATTCAGGACAACACAACCCAGGAAGTACTTATGCTGGGTTTCATGAACCAGGAAGCCTACGAGAAAACCCAGCAGGAGAAAATTGTTACCTTCTTTTCCCGGACTAAAAACCGGCTCTGGACCAAAGGCGAAACCAGCGGTAACTTTCTGCACGTGGTAAACATGCAGGTAGATTGTGATCAGGATACTTTACTCATTAAAGTAAATCCCGTAGGCCCGGTTTGCCATACCGGAGCCCGTACTTGTTTTGAAGCAGCACCTGATCCAAATGCCGAAGTTGCCGCTACAAAACCAACGGCTGCTTTTTTAAATTATTTAGAAGATATTATCCAAAGCCGACGCCAAAATCCGCAGGAAAAATCTTACACCAATTCGCTTTTTGAAAAAGGCATTCAAAAAATTGCCCAAAAAGTAGGAGAGGAAGCCGTAGAAACAGTAATTGACGCTGTGGCTGGTAATAAAGAACGCCTGAAAGAAGAAGCAGCTGATTTACTCTACCATTTATTAGTTTTATTAGTCGCCTCGGATATGGAAATTAGCGATGTGATGCAAGTTCTGCAGCATAGACATCAAAGTAAATAGCCGGTTAACCTACTTGCCTTATTTAACCATTTTGGAAAATGAAATTTTTAAAAATTTCATTTTCCAGAACGTCCAGTTTAGGTTGTTTTCCTAGCTCTAAAGTAAAGGCCAACCCAAATAGGGTAGAAAGCGGCAGATTTAGTATTACAAATTCCCCAATCTTGCTTATTATGTTAAATAGATGCTTGGTTGCGTTAAAAAAACTGCTTGTCGTTGTGCAACCTTAGTACTTTCTTAATGCTGGTACTTCATTAATAAGAGATTTACTAAATCATCAACGGGATACTTTTCCTGCAGGAAAAATTGGGTAGTCAAGCCATCTAAAAACGCTAACATTAACTTGGCTTCCAAACTTGGGAAAGGTATCTCTTCCTCTGCTAAACATGCCTCCAGCATACTCTGGATGGTGTTACTAAACGTATCTAAATCTTGTTTAATGAGCAGAGCAGTAACCGAAGAAAGTTGTAGGCTGTAGTAAAGCTTCCAGAAATCCCGGTTCAGTTTTACACTACGAAAGTACTGCCGGATAAAAGCTTTTAAAGTTGTTTTCTGCTCTGGTTGGTTAAAAGTAGTAAAGCCGGTTTGTATTTCCTGCAGGGTTTTCCGGAAAATAGCTTGCAGCACTTCTTCTTTGCTTTTATAATAATTATAAAGCAAGCCTAACGAAATTCCAGCCTTTTCGGCAATCATCCGGATAGTGGTTGGATGAAAACCGTGGTTAGCAAATAATTCTAAACCTACCTTCAGAATAACTTCCATGGTAGCTTCCCGCTTTTGGATAAATCTGGTGGACATGTACCTAACAAATGAATGAACATTTGTTCATAAAGGTAAGTTTAATTTTTACCCGGAACTACCTATATCAATAAATTGCCTGAATTATTTAAAATTTGCAGATATTCGAAGTTAAACCGAGATTTTTATGGCTACAAACTTCATATGTACAACTTGCGGCGTGCAATATGCTGTCCAAACTGAACCACCGGCAGAATGTAAAATTTGTACCGATGACCGGCAATACGTAAACTGGCAAGGACAGACCTGGACTACGCTACCAGAAATGCAGGGCAAATACCGCAACCAAATAGAGTTAGTCGAGCCTAACGTTTATTCTATACAAACCTATCCTAAGTTCGCTATTGGGCAAAGGGCCCACCTTATTCAAACTCCCCAAGGCAACATTCTTTGGGATTGCATTACCTATCTGGATGAAGAAACTATCATTCGTATTAATGAACTAGGTGGAATTACCGCTATCGCCATTTCGCACCCGCACTACTTTTCAACTTTGGTTAATTGGAGCCAGACATTTGGTGAGGTGCCGGTTCATATCCACGCCCAAGATAAAGAATGGGTGATGCAAAGTTACTCCAGGATAATTTTTTGGGATGAATCAACCCATATAATGCCCGGTAATCTGCTACTTATACAATGCGGGGGGCATTTTCCGGGGGCAAATGTGCTTTACTATCCGCAGGCAAGCGATGGCAAAGGTGTAATTTTTTCGGGCGATACCATTCAGGTAGTTATGGACCGCCAATCCGTTTCGTTCATGTATTCTTACCCCAACTTGATTCCGCTAAACAAGCCGGCTATTCTGGCTATTAAACAGGCCCTAGAGGGTTTATCATTCGAGCGGATGTACGGTGCCTTTGAAGCCCAAATTAAACAAGAAGCCCGGCAGGCCTTTGATAAGTCGATAACCCGGTATTTACAAATTTTTGAATAAAGAAAATCCCAATGCTAAAAGGCTTAACATCGGGATTTTTAAAAATTTTTAGTTTATGATAAGTTAAAAAGGGATGATGACTTTAGCACTAATGTTGCGCCCCATGTTGTAAATGCCAAACCGGTTGTTAGGCGATGCCTGGTAATATTCAAAGTATTTCAAGCGGTTTAAATGCGATTGATACGCCACATCAAATAAATTATTTACCTGAAAGAACAACTGGCAAAATACCCGCCCGGATTTTTGTTTCACCGAAGTTCCGGTGCCCACGTTAATTAGGGAGTAACCCGGAGTAGGAGTTTCGGTATTATCTACGGCGTAAATTTTATCTTGCCGCGCATAAGTATCTAATTCTATACGGGCGTAAATGCCGGTATACGGCCCCACGGATTTGCGTAAAGTACCGCGGAGCTCAGAACGGAAGTGCAGAGGTAAAATAAAAGGCAAGTATTTAGCATCATCGCCGTACTGCTCAATCAGTTTATCGTTTTTATTAAGGCCTTTTACATAAGCTAAGCTGTTGTTAAAGTTGAGCCACTTCAGCGATTTTGGGTGAAAATTTAAAGTAAACTCGCCGCCGTATAACTGGGCTTTGGCTTGCTGATATTTGTAAGTAAGGTTGCCTTGCTCATCCAGAACCGGTTGGCCTTGGGCATCGCTTAAGCGCGCCTGAAAAATGTAGTTGCTGATGCGGTTGTCAAATAACTCTACGCTAACATCCAGGTTTTCCAGATAGGCTAAAAAGCTGAAGTCTTTTTGAAAATTAAACTCCGGCACAAAATCGCGGTTGCCCTGATACCGGATATGCGCCCCCGGATCTAACCCATTCGAGCCTACTTCGTTGATGTTAGGCGACCGATAGCCCCGGGCTAAATTAGCTTTAAACAACAGGCGCTCCGATAAATTATAAGTAGCCCCAATGCTGCCGGAAACGCCGTGGTATTGGTGCGTAAACTCCGGAAATTGCAGGTAAGCGTTTGGGGTAGTTGCTGCCACCCGCTGACCAAAACCAGCTCCATCCAGGCCAGTGTAAAAGTCGTTCCAGGTTAAATGGCGGGTATCGTAGCGAATGCCCCCGGAAATATCAACCTTGCCAAAGCTCTTTTTAGTAAACACGTAAGCTCCCACATCAAACAAAGTATAATCCGGAATCGGGAAGTCGGTAGCATCTTTGCTTTGGTTGGTTTGCCACATGCCATTTACACCAACCGAGGTTTCAATGGCGTGCCAGGCTGGTAAGTTATACCGAAAATCATAGTTTAAGGTGTTTAAAACTAAGTACAGAGCGGCTTTATCGGGTAGGGTCGGGAACAAATATTCGCGGCGGCGGCTTTGCTGGAAACCAAACGAAGCATTGAGGTTGCCTTGCCCCAAAATTAACTGGTTGTGCGTATAAACCCGGTAATGCTGGATGGCCTGGTGTAGCGTCCCAATGTTATAGGTTTTTAATTCATCGCTTGGTACTACGGGTCGGTTTTTAATATCGTCCTGCTGGCCTTCCATTACGGGTTTAGTAAACTTCCGGCTCAACGAATCACGGCTGCCATCCGGAATTTCCTGCATGTTGTCGTAGAGCGTAGCAGATATTTGCGAAAAGCCCCAGGCTTTATCTACCCGCGCGGTGCCGCTAACATTGTACTCGCGGTAACCACTGCCATACACCAATCCGTCTATTCGGTTCCGATAATTATGCGCCCGTTTTTGCGTGCCACGGAGGTAATACGTCCAGCCACTTTTGTTGTACGAAACGCCCAAGGAGGTACCAATTAAGCCGTTGTTACTGTGCACATCGGTTAAAAAGTCTCCTTTTAATTTTCCATCTACGCCTTTGGGCACTGCCGGAATCATGTTAATTACGCCGGCTAAGGCATCGGAGCCATAGGTGAGGCTGGCTGGGCCTTTTACCACTTCGGCCCGTTCAATACCGTATTGATCTACCTCGGTGCCGTGTTCGTCGCCCCATTGTTGCCCTTCCTGCCGGATGCCATCGTACATGTTTAATACCCGGTTATAACCTAATCCGCGGATAAAAGGCTTGGAGATATTGGGCCCCGTTGTGGTGGCACTTACGCCGGGCACGCCTTTTACAATGGCATCGATAATGTTGGAATTTACGTTGATGTTGATTTCTTTTTTAGAAATAGTAGCAATGGGAATAGGACTTTTTTTGACTTCAGTAGCCCGGGTTACGCCGGTTACTACTACTTCCTCCAGGCGCGAGGTAATTTCTTTTAAAGTAAAATCTACCACGGCCATGCCGCCGGCGGTTAAGGTTATGGTACTTTTTTCAGTTTGATAACCTACATTCGAAGCGCCTACTTCTACGGTACCGGCCGGCACATTTTTAATTTCGTAATAACCCTTATCATTAGAAGTTGCTCCCAACCTTGTGCCTACAATGCCGACGGAGGCATACGACAACGGTTCCCCGTTGGCCATAATGCGCCCTTTAATTACTCCATTCTGGGCGTAGCCAGTACTAATCAGGAAAAGTAAAAAAAACAGGGTAAGCGTAAATTTCATGGGCAAAGAAAGTTTTGTGGTAAATAAAAAAAGTTCAGAAAAAGCCAAGGTTAAACTTCCGCATTATTCCTATATATATTGTAGTAAAACCATGATATAAAATTGTAAATCTATTCTTTACATCAACTTAAAAAATACATAGGGTACTTTTCTGTTCTGCAAGAGTGTCCTATACTAATTTTAAATTTTTTCTTTTTCCGGATGTCTGTTCAGAGCAAAACCAGAGCGTAGCATGAGTTTAAGATTAAGTCATAATACTTCATGGCTAGGCAAATATAAGAATCTAAAGTTTAATTTTAGATTAGTCTAAAAATTTATTTTAGCAATACGACAAATAAATTTCAGGTTTTAAATAACTGGTAAAACACCTATAAATTTTAGCTTTATTAAATTTTCAGAAAGCACATTCGCATGAACCTGGCCTATAAATTTCCTGGCTGATTAAATTTTTAAAATTTTGACCGGATTATAGTTTGCAAGATTGCCAATTGATTGATCGGATATTTGGGTAAAAAGCCAATAAAACCAGGTGGTAAGTAGTAGTACTTATTTTAGTAATTACTGATTTACGCGCAAGTGTACGGCGTAAAGGCAACCTACCTTTGTATTACTCCAAGCGGCAAAGCCCTTTACAATCCTTCTAAACCATTAAAATTTTAAAAATTTAAACATTTAATCCATCTACTACTTGCTACGCCTGAACCATGAAAAAACCACAACTTACTATTGCTTTGTTAGGATTTACCTTCATGAGCATTTTTGCTTCCTGCGAAGATTCTAAGAAAAACGATCCGCAGCCTAACCCCGGAGATAACCATAACAATCAAGGCAAATCTTGCCAGATCGCCACTATTTCTGAAAATACCGCTACGGGGCTGGAAAATTCAGAATTTATTTATGATGCCCAAGGAAAACTGACCCGGGTAAATACCAAAGAAAACAATGCCGTTACCGAGTACATGACTTTTGAGTACAATAATGCCGGGAAAGCCACCAAAATGTCGATGTTTAATGCCAATAACGTGCTGCAGGAATATTTTACCGTGGAGTTGAACGCGAATGGCAATCCAACAAAAATGAATTTTTATTCGAAAGAGGAGGATTCTAACAAAATGGAAAATATTACCCGCTACGAGTACGAGTACAACGGCCAGAATAAAACTAGTAAAGTAAACATGTTTCTGGATCTGGCGGATAAGGGAACTTTAAGTTTAGCCGGTTATATGACTTTTACCTACGATAACAAAGGCAACCCCAATCATAAAGAATACGCCGTTGCCATGGGCGTGGGTCAGGCTCCAACATTAGCATACACTTACGATTATACTTACGATTCGAAAGAAAACCCCGTTAAAAGCACACCGATTATTAACGTAGAGCCACTGGCCGTGAACAACGTTACTAAAGTGGTAGCTACGAACAAATTAACTAATGCGGTAGATAAAATACAATCGCAGGATATTACTTACGAATACAACAACAACGGTCTGCCAACTAAGATTACCACCAAAACGCAGGCCGGTACAACTACCTCCCAAACCTACAGTTATAATTGTAAATAATACCCGGTTAGGTTGGTTTGTGGCCGCT
The sequence above is a segment of the Adhaeribacter swui genome. Coding sequences within it:
- the hisB gene encoding bifunctional histidinol-phosphatase/imidazoleglycerol-phosphate dehydratase HisB, translated to MKKVLFIDRDGTILIEPPTDYQVDSFEKFSFVPGVIQNLAKISAELDYELVMVTNQDGLGTASYPEETFWPYQNKMLEILAGEGITFSDILIDKSFEHENLPTRKPGLGMLQKYLGAGYDLENSYVIGDRVTDIKMAENLGCKAIYLKDQINEAAALTTLNWSEIYTFLRLPARKASIIRNTNETKIKVDLNLDGSGAMQIHTGLGFFDHMLEQLGKHSGVDLFINVNGDLHIDEHHTIEDTAIAIGEAFAQALGDKRGISRYGYLLPMDDVLAQVALDFSGRPWIVWEAEFKREKVGDMPTEMFYHFFKSFSDAAKCNLNVKAEGTNEHHKIEAIFKAVAKSIKMAVARDVNKMEIPSTKGIL
- the hisH gene encoding imidazole glycerol phosphate synthase subunit HisH — its product is MSVVIIDYKGGNVQSVKFALERLGVEATLTADAETIRAADKIIFPGEGEASSAMQELRARGLDKVIPELTQPFLGICLGIQLLCRHSEENDTEMLDIIPVNVKKFQHHLKVPHMGWNNLYNLQGALFEGVKEQDYVYFVHSYYLPVCEYTIATAAYPEPFSAAVQYKNFYAMQFHTEKSGPTGTRIIQNFLSL
- the hisA gene encoding 1-(5-phosphoribosyl)-5-[(5-phosphoribosylamino)methylideneamino]imidazole-4-carboxamide isomerase, whose amino-acid sequence is MIQIIPAIDIINGQCVRLTEGDFNQQKTYANNPVEVAKQFEAAGLTRLHLVDLDGARAKQPKNLAVLEAIANQTNLKIDFGGGIQSDSAIQEVFNAGASQITAGSIAVREAAKVQDWLTTYGAEKIIIGADFRDNFISINAWAEQSTVSLQDFIGQYIASGATTFICTDVSKDGKLQGPATAIYSELVKTNPGTAFIASGGVTTIKDLDELEAAGVSGAIIGKAIYEGTIALADLNRFVC
- the hisF gene encoding imidazole glycerol phosphate synthase subunit HisF produces the protein MLTKRIIPCLDIKNGRTVKGIRFENIRDAGDPVALAAEYARQGADELVFLDITATNEERKTFAQLVRDIARHIDIPFTVGGGIAAISDVEVLLHEGADKVSINSAAIKEPQLVYDLAKRFGSQCITVAIDTKFTAAGWKVFSRAGTVETEHYTLDWAKQITDLGAGEILLTSMSHDGTKDGFALDITGDVSRGVSIPVIASGGAGKMDHFADVFNQANADAALAASIFHFGEVPIPDLKAYLANQQLPIRLCY
- the hisIE gene encoding bifunctional phosphoribosyl-AMP cyclohydrolase/phosphoribosyl-ATP diphosphatase HisIE, with amino-acid sequence MLLDFAKSGGLIPAVIQDNTTQEVLMLGFMNQEAYEKTQQEKIVTFFSRTKNRLWTKGETSGNFLHVVNMQVDCDQDTLLIKVNPVGPVCHTGARTCFEAAPDPNAEVAATKPTAAFLNYLEDIIQSRRQNPQEKSYTNSLFEKGIQKIAQKVGEEAVETVIDAVAGNKERLKEEAADLLYHLLVLLVASDMEISDVMQVLQHRHQSK
- a CDS encoding TetR/AcrR family transcriptional regulator; its protein translation is MSTRFIQKREATMEVILKVGLELFANHGFHPTTIRMIAEKAGISLGLLYNYYKSKEEVLQAIFRKTLQEIQTGFTTFNQPEQKTTLKAFIRQYFRSVKLNRDFWKLYYSLQLSSVTALLIKQDLDTFSNTIQSMLEACLAEEEIPFPSLEAKLMLAFLDGLTTQFFLQEKYPVDDLVNLLLMKYQH
- a CDS encoding MBL fold metallo-hydrolase — encoded protein: MATNFICTTCGVQYAVQTEPPAECKICTDDRQYVNWQGQTWTTLPEMQGKYRNQIELVEPNVYSIQTYPKFAIGQRAHLIQTPQGNILWDCITYLDEETIIRINELGGITAIAISHPHYFSTLVNWSQTFGEVPVHIHAQDKEWVMQSYSRIIFWDESTHIMPGNLLLIQCGGHFPGANVLYYPQASDGKGVIFSGDTIQVVMDRQSVSFMYSYPNLIPLNKPAILAIKQALEGLSFERMYGAFEAQIKQEARQAFDKSITRYLQIFE
- a CDS encoding TonB-dependent receptor codes for the protein MKFTLTLFFLLFLISTGYAQNGVIKGRIMANGEPLSYASVGIVGTRLGATSNDKGYYEIKNVPAGTVEVGASNVGYQTEKSTITLTAGGMAVVDFTLKEITSRLEEVVVTGVTRATEVKKSPIPIATISKKEININVNSNIIDAIVKGVPGVSATTTGPNISKPFIRGLGYNRVLNMYDGIRQEGQQWGDEHGTEVDQYGIERAEVVKGPASLTYGSDALAGVINMIPAVPKGVDGKLKGDFLTDVHSNNGLIGTSLGVSYNKSGWTYYLRGTQKRAHNYRNRIDGLVYGSGYREYNVSGTARVDKAWGFSQISATLYDNMQEIPDGSRDSLSRKFTKPVMEGQQDDIKNRPVVPSDELKTYNIGTLHQAIQHYRVYTHNQLILGQGNLNASFGFQQSRRREYLFPTLPDKAALYLVLNTLNYDFRYNLPAWHAIETSVGVNGMWQTNQSKDATDFPIPDYTLFDVGAYVFTKKSFGKVDISGGIRYDTRHLTWNDFYTGLDGAGFGQRVAATTPNAYLQFPEFTHQYHGVSGSIGATYNLSERLLFKANLARGYRSPNINEVGSNGLDPGAHIRYQGNRDFVPEFNFQKDFSFLAYLENLDVSVELFDNRISNYIFQARLSDAQGQPVLDEQGNLTYKYQQAKAQLYGGEFTLNFHPKSLKWLNFNNSLAYVKGLNKNDKLIEQYGDDAKYLPFILPLHFRSELRGTLRKSVGPYTGIYARIELDTYARQDKIYAVDNTETPTPGYSLINVGTGTSVKQKSGRVFCQLFFQVNNLFDVAYQSHLNRLKYFEYYQASPNNRFGIYNMGRNISAKVIIPF